A genomic window from Sphingobacterium spiritivorum includes:
- a CDS encoding siderophore-interacting protein encodes MEQTAIARHVFHVSKKEFITPHYIRVTLQGDGATDFAACTIGSNNKIFIPPAGSKEVAFPVFDAEKGAWVNPADNEKPIVRTYTHRGIDVANKEILIDFVNHGDNGPASSWALHAQEGDALGVAMKLRKSPLYPAADWYFLIGDATAIPVLASILESLPPEAKGHCILEVSSPTDIQPQLGHAGFTIQWIFNGHPESGSSLAEEVLKVSIPDEGSHFAYVACEYNSVKALRTYFREELNWSNQELYAFSYWKAGVAEDQSAQDRRQEKEK; translated from the coding sequence ATGGAACAGACAGCTATAGCAAGACATGTATTCCATGTCAGTAAAAAAGAATTTATAACACCTCATTATATACGGGTTACTCTTCAGGGAGATGGTGCGACAGACTTTGCGGCATGTACTATCGGATCTAATAATAAGATTTTTATACCTCCGGCGGGGAGCAAGGAAGTTGCTTTCCCTGTATTCGATGCTGAAAAAGGAGCCTGGGTAAATCCGGCAGACAATGAAAAGCCTATTGTCAGAACCTATACACATCGTGGTATAGATGTAGCGAATAAAGAGATCCTGATTGACTTTGTCAACCACGGGGACAATGGTCCTGCTTCCTCCTGGGCTCTTCATGCTCAGGAAGGAGATGCTTTGGGCGTAGCTATGAAACTTCGTAAAAGTCCATTGTATCCTGCTGCAGACTGGTATTTTTTGATCGGAGATGCCACAGCTATCCCGGTGCTGGCCAGTATTCTGGAAAGCCTACCACCGGAAGCAAAAGGACATTGTATTCTGGAAGTTTCCTCTCCTACAGATATACAACCTCAACTCGGACATGCCGGATTTACGATCCAATGGATATTCAACGGTCATCCCGAGTCCGGAAGTAGCCTGGCTGAAGAAGTACTGAAAGTATCTATACCGGACGAAGGCTCACACTTTGCATATGTAGCCTGTGAATACAACTCCGTCAAGGCATTACGCACCTATTTCCGGGAAGAACTGAACTGGAGCAATCAGGAACTTTATGCATTTTCGTACTGGAAGGCCGGTGTAGCGGAAGATCAGTCTGCTCAGGACCGCAGACAGGAAAAAGAAAAGTAA
- a CDS encoding transcriptional repressor: protein MELSAKRNYYVTFKRILETVHAAGHKLTRQREIIIQMICKLKIVDDVEQIWLRLKDEFDIALATIYSTIKLLCSLGLMGIRYQTDTRKRIYELANR from the coding sequence ATGGAATTATCGGCCAAAAGAAACTATTATGTAACGTTCAAAAGAATACTGGAAACGGTTCATGCAGCGGGACATAAGTTGACCAGACAGCGTGAGATAATTATACAGATGATCTGTAAGCTCAAAATCGTGGATGATGTAGAACAGATATGGCTCAGGTTAAAAGATGAATTTGATATTGCTTTGGCTACTATATACAGTACAATAAAGCTTTTATGTTCGCTGGGATTGATGGGCATCAGGTATCAGACTGATACCCGCAAACGTATATATGAATTAGCCAATCGGTAA
- a CDS encoding YncE family protein, producing the protein MKKIFVVCGLLFATVAVQAQEKTPLFRIDKKQKIDSEVYQLVYNPSLDQVYVAGPKPGFNKEVDNYIYVLNGQDLVVVDSINVGKNLPFGIALNNKTQTLYVGHSLQSAVSAVDLKTKQVKLIKNERSKSKIRELTVDESRNKVYVSDHGNPSIWVINGDSKSIQSFMEYPGGSLLGLATDAEKGKVYATDSETMEGNILVYNADNGALESKFQTWSYCPLNITLDKSGNRIFVSQSNDNNITVVDSSTGKIINKVYLGYDASPIGIAYDADKDVLYAANRNKKEVVAVDMKTYKILERIETQGLPNTISINAGNGTVYVTNKQVGRKGEPVENGNTVMKIVRSL; encoded by the coding sequence ATGAAAAAGATATTTGTTGTGTGTGGCCTTTTGTTTGCCACTGTAGCCGTTCAGGCCCAGGAAAAAACTCCGCTTTTCCGTATCGATAAAAAACAAAAAATTGACAGTGAAGTCTATCAGCTGGTCTATAATCCGAGTCTGGATCAGGTTTACGTAGCCGGTCCGAAACCAGGCTTCAATAAAGAAGTGGACAATTACATCTATGTACTTAACGGTCAGGATCTCGTTGTAGTAGATTCCATCAATGTGGGTAAGAATCTGCCTTTTGGTATCGCTCTGAACAATAAGACACAGACTTTGTATGTTGGTCATTCGCTCCAGAGTGCGGTGAGTGCTGTAGATCTTAAAACAAAACAGGTAAAGCTGATCAAGAATGAACGCAGCAAGTCTAAGATCAGAGAGTTGACGGTAGATGAATCCCGTAATAAAGTGTATGTGTCTGATCACGGTAACCCGTCTATATGGGTGATAAACGGGGACTCCAAAAGCATACAGTCGTTTATGGAATATCCGGGTGGCTCTTTGTTAGGATTGGCTACCGATGCAGAAAAAGGCAAAGTATATGCTACGGATTCGGAGACGATGGAAGGAAATATCCTGGTCTATAATGCGGATAACGGAGCACTTGAATCTAAATTTCAGACCTGGTCTTACTGCCCGTTGAATATTACACTGGATAAGAGTGGCAACCGCATTTTTGTGAGTCAGTCAAATGATAATAATATTACCGTCGTAGACAGCAGCACAGGCAAAATCATTAATAAAGTTTATCTGGGATATGATGCTTCTCCTATTGGTATAGCATATGATGCGGATAAAGATGTGCTGTATGCAGCCAACCGTAATAAAAAAGAGGTAGTTGCTGTGGATATGAAAACGTATAAAATACTGGAACGTATTGAAACACAGGGTTTGCCTAATACCATCAGCATTAATGCCGGTAATGGAACTGTGTATGTAACAAATAAACAAGTCGGACGTAAAGGCGAGCCTGTTGAAAACGGAAATACAGTTATGAAAATCGTAAGAAGTTTATAA
- a CDS encoding TonB-dependent receptor produces MTFRTGFGWLGKILICYLSLLPFTGIAQQDIMVSGTVRDKEDRQPQVGATVSLTGQSTVSTDEKGNFVFKNNNAGKAILRISAVGYRDTTLQLALSSDKNVFEFNVFVSKDNRILTEVKVDGFTEKKQRKTQAIRAVVVDATAAQEQPATLSELINRSPGIRVRQSGGLGNEVDLSINGFQSNSVQYFRDGIPLEYLGGGFGLNNVPVNLLDRVEIYKGVVPVSLGGDALGGAINIVSKKVVGTKVDASYEIASFGTHIASLSAMKTDRENRTFGGFEAFYNNSGNDYKVDVSVVDQNANLVPVRVPLFHNNYKQYFVEAYAGVRNRSWADELRFSLARYDIDRASQHPALMTIPYGAVMVYNQGWVPGLRYTKSLMDQRLKIDQFASVSFINRARVDTIKGSYDWYGTFTPGNSIGESPRPALSDINFRNIINRTNVVFDINKHNKLEYNFVYNYSKRTGEDKYGMRFNGTDIDILSKEAVYNKIISGLMWESKWMDGRLTNQMTAKHFYFRTKGINGFLSNSSNLEDYTSYSGHNWGASEAVKYQINDHSFVRSSLEWANRLPRDFEIFGDNDTRAPNFELKPEKSLNINLAYRYGRENWSVEAAGFYRKTEGLILLVPVQAPFAQYQNLDNVRGYGFDIDAEYRFFRQLHISGNASWQDNRMADVEDGLYKWMEGTRLRNTPYFFSNVGLYGHFKGWGTHGDTFRPYLNWNFIREFYLNNIPRDLEPGGFLGLSGTAGVPVTNIVPNQHLLSGGFTYHLIRTGLTVGAEVKNIGDARLFDYYKIQRAGRSYHLKLTYTLNLKQS; encoded by the coding sequence ATGACATTTCGGACAGGATTCGGGTGGCTCGGAAAAATACTGATATGTTATCTCTCACTGCTACCTTTTACCGGGATAGCACAACAGGATATTATGGTCAGTGGGACAGTAAGGGATAAAGAAGACCGGCAACCACAGGTAGGAGCGACTGTGTCTCTGACAGGACAAAGTACAGTATCTACAGATGAAAAGGGAAACTTTGTTTTTAAAAATAATAATGCCGGAAAAGCAATATTACGGATATCAGCAGTCGGATATCGGGATACTACATTACAGTTAGCACTTAGTTCAGACAAGAATGTCTTTGAATTTAATGTGTTTGTTTCCAAAGATAACCGAATTTTAACTGAAGTAAAAGTTGATGGTTTTACAGAAAAAAAACAGCGTAAAACGCAGGCCATACGCGCTGTAGTGGTGGATGCTACAGCTGCTCAGGAGCAACCGGCTACTTTGTCAGAACTTATAAACCGATCTCCCGGAATACGTGTGAGACAGAGCGGCGGGCTGGGTAATGAAGTCGACCTTTCCATCAATGGATTTCAGAGTAATTCAGTACAGTATTTCAGAGATGGAATTCCACTAGAATATCTTGGAGGAGGTTTTGGACTTAACAATGTTCCGGTCAATCTGTTGGATCGGGTCGAGATATATAAGGGAGTCGTTCCGGTCTCTCTGGGAGGAGACGCTTTAGGAGGAGCGATCAATATTGTCAGTAAGAAAGTTGTCGGAACAAAAGTGGATGCCTCGTACGAGATCGCCTCTTTCGGGACACATATTGCTTCTTTATCAGCAATGAAGACAGATAGGGAGAATCGTACTTTTGGTGGGTTTGAGGCCTTTTATAATAATTCCGGAAATGATTACAAGGTAGATGTATCTGTAGTGGACCAAAATGCCAATCTTGTTCCTGTACGTGTACCCTTATTTCACAACAACTATAAACAGTATTTTGTAGAAGCTTATGCAGGGGTCCGAAACCGAAGCTGGGCAGATGAACTCCGCTTTTCTCTGGCACGGTACGATATAGACCGTGCTTCACAGCATCCTGCACTTATGACAATTCCTTATGGTGCAGTCATGGTCTACAATCAGGGGTGGGTGCCAGGTCTGCGTTATACAAAAAGTCTTATGGACCAGCGGCTGAAAATCGATCAGTTTGCATCTGTAAGTTTTATAAACAGAGCCCGGGTGGATACGATAAAAGGCTCCTATGATTGGTACGGTACATTTACTCCCGGCAATAGTATTGGAGAAAGTCCGAGGCCGGCATTGTCAGACATTAACTTCCGTAATATCATAAACAGAACTAATGTAGTATTTGATATAAATAAGCATAATAAGCTGGAATATAATTTTGTATATAATTATAGCAAACGAACGGGAGAAGATAAATACGGTATGCGGTTTAATGGAACTGATATCGACATTCTGAGCAAAGAAGCCGTTTACAATAAGATCATATCCGGCCTTATGTGGGAATCGAAATGGATGGATGGCAGGCTTACCAATCAGATGACGGCCAAACATTTTTACTTCCGGACAAAGGGCATTAACGGTTTTCTGAGCAATAGCAGTAATCTGGAAGATTATACTTCCTACAGCGGACATAACTGGGGAGCATCCGAAGCAGTCAAATATCAGATTAATGACCACAGCTTTGTTCGTTCTTCTCTGGAATGGGCGAATCGTTTGCCGAGAGATTTTGAAATCTTCGGTGACAATGATACAAGAGCTCCTAATTTTGAGCTGAAACCGGAGAAAAGTCTGAATATTAATCTGGCTTATCGCTATGGACGTGAAAACTGGTCTGTAGAAGCGGCTGGTTTTTACCGAAAGACTGAAGGACTCATTCTGCTGGTGCCGGTTCAGGCACCATTTGCACAATACCAGAATCTGGATAATGTAAGAGGCTATGGTTTTGATATCGATGCTGAATACAGATTCTTCCGGCAGCTTCATATATCCGGAAATGCCTCCTGGCAGGACAATCGTATGGCAGATGTAGAAGATGGGCTTTACAAATGGATGGAAGGTACAAGACTGCGTAATACCCCTTATTTCTTTTCAAACGTGGGGCTTTATGGACACTTCAAAGGATGGGGGACGCATGGCGATACCTTCAGACCATATCTCAACTGGAACTTCATACGCGAATTTTACCTTAACAATATCCCGCGCGATCTGGAACCGGGTGGTTTTTTGGGATTGTCCGGAACTGCCGGTGTGCCGGTTACAAATATAGTCCCTAATCAGCATCTGTTGTCGGGGGGATTTACCTATCATCTTATCCGGACCGGACTTACAGTGGGAGCTGAAGTGAAAAATATAGGAGATGCCAGACTCTTTGATTATTACAAAATCCAGCGTGCAGGTAGAAGTTACCACCTCAAGCTGACCTATACATTGAATTTAAAACAATCGTAA
- a CDS encoding M60 family metallopeptidase, translated as MKNVKTLSLSLSLCLLSLTSCSKNFGPESKKADLAPGLTKVALASSATYFSNIKYESTSKFTIRQSTEYVTDGNRLRTALSYSDFDPTGLKPIAGTALQVQVTFHGGSTVKPVLIVGTPELDTEQTYTLNAGLNTLNPTLIKNMYLQYVSATPNTNDSVTVEFISGYTQVPLFKLGQTTAAEWADQLTTFSDAEYVTLTGQKNYILLTRSRYNNYTSTDPNTVLAAVDLIISRENEISGLDNSSTLHREPDGKVCIIEKNSGYMDATHKGLVRLTGAAAWDKVFKAKNIVSGSTVDQWGLWHEIGHLHQLWPITPYTVLGEAAPNIYASYTKKYYEPTYRYVSGTNWMNAKVYLAQPDAAKNLAAAENYTKLMMFEQLMLAFGEDFMKNLHKMVREEIGITYPLPNRNTTNVDERLGALAFYASKTSGKNLTNFFQKWGFNLSSSRIALISALNLPEPATDVSLINSDDALIEGAYYSLNSKLNQNTVLTVKNGATANGTVIELMDNATLNNSKLWLVRKANATEYNFKSRLDTSKVMAVAAAGTANGTQVRIWTYDNGPAQRWTANSRGTSTFSFTPACAPSSRLDVNGGSTANGTKIQIWATSSTDKQDFVPVIQF; from the coding sequence ATGAAAAACGTAAAGACACTCAGTTTGTCGCTCTCCCTGTGCCTTCTGAGTCTAACCTCCTGTAGTAAAAATTTCGGTCCTGAATCCAAAAAGGCAGATCTGGCTCCGGGATTAACAAAAGTTGCGCTGGCCAGTTCGGCCACCTATTTCAGCAATATTAAATATGAAAGTACAAGCAAATTCACGATCCGGCAATCTACCGAGTACGTCACAGACGGCAACCGCCTTCGTACTGCCCTATCCTACAGCGACTTTGATCCTACAGGATTAAAACCGATAGCTGGCACTGCTCTGCAGGTGCAGGTAACTTTTCATGGCGGCAGCACAGTCAAACCTGTATTGATTGTCGGTACGCCTGAACTGGATACCGAACAGACTTATACACTGAATGCCGGTCTGAATACCCTAAATCCTACTCTGATAAAAAACATGTATCTGCAATATGTCTCCGCAACTCCCAATACGAATGACAGTGTAACTGTCGAATTTATAAGCGGCTATACACAGGTCCCTTTGTTCAAACTGGGGCAGACTACAGCTGCTGAATGGGCAGATCAGCTCACAACCTTCAGCGATGCAGAATACGTCACGCTTACAGGACAAAAGAATTACATCCTTCTCACACGTAGTCGCTATAACAATTATACCAGTACAGATCCCAATACAGTGCTTGCTGCTGTAGACCTGATTATCAGTCGTGAAAATGAAATCAGCGGACTGGATAATAGCAGCACTTTACACAGAGAGCCTGACGGAAAAGTGTGTATAATTGAAAAAAACAGCGGCTATATGGATGCGACACATAAGGGTCTGGTAAGACTCACAGGTGCTGCTGCCTGGGATAAGGTATTCAAGGCTAAAAACATCGTGAGCGGATCCACGGTAGATCAATGGGGGCTCTGGCATGAAATAGGTCATTTACACCAGTTGTGGCCGATCACACCTTATACGGTACTGGGTGAAGCTGCACCTAATATTTACGCTTCCTACACCAAAAAGTATTACGAACCGACATACCGCTATGTATCCGGAACAAACTGGATGAATGCAAAAGTCTATCTTGCTCAACCTGATGCTGCTAAGAATCTGGCAGCAGCTGAGAATTACACCAAACTGATGATGTTTGAACAATTGATGCTGGCTTTCGGCGAAGACTTTATGAAGAACTTACATAAGATGGTCCGTGAAGAAATCGGCATAACCTATCCGTTGCCTAACAGAAATACGACTAACGTGGATGAAAGACTGGGAGCTCTGGCTTTCTATGCCTCAAAGACATCGGGTAAAAATCTGACTAATTTCTTCCAAAAATGGGGATTTAATCTTTCTTCGAGCCGAATTGCCCTGATCTCTGCCTTAAATCTTCCTGAACCGGCAACCGATGTGAGTCTTATCAACTCAGATGATGCTTTAATAGAAGGAGCCTATTACTCCCTGAATTCCAAATTAAATCAAAACACGGTATTGACAGTCAAAAATGGTGCTACTGCTAACGGAACAGTAATAGAATTAATGGATAATGCCACTCTTAATAATTCTAAACTATGGTTGGTTCGCAAAGCGAATGCTACGGAATATAATTTCAAAAGCAGGCTGGACACCAGCAAAGTAATGGCTGTAGCTGCAGCCGGCACAGCCAACGGGACACAAGTCCGTATATGGACGTATGATAACGGGCCTGCACAGCGTTGGACAGCCAATAGCAGAGGTACATCGACCTTTTCATTTACTCCTGCCTGCGCACCTTCTTCCCGACTGGATGTCAATGGCGGCAGTACGGCCAATGGTACAAAAATACAGATATGGGCCACCAGCAGCACAGATAAACAGGACTTTGTTCCCGTTATTCAGTTTTAG
- a CDS encoding RagB/SusD family nutrient uptake outer membrane protein, whose amino-acid sequence MKTLLKLFICISLILVFSSCEKYLNVSDELAEEMDMEKIFSNPANVRKFHRNIYTGIPNTADYARGLTGLNLPWPQMSDEIDKTSDGTDDNTFLYNAGSTTLGRWSLYQQIRQANVFLENVKEIPNKGDADFLAQQEVNELKAQARFLRAYYHFLLFELYGPVPVMNTIADPSQKDIDYARNSVDEVVDFIDKELIECITDLKDPNLTDQQNLAVPTKGTARALRTVVLAYAASPLYNGGYQEALNLSNKDGKKLFPAYSKEKWNRALAAAKEFIDYANSGVYELYKVYDAGKYNPDRSLYELFMTYNKETIFVRSDVSWGSVPRAGVDGFSVPRGARGGGTTTGYLSVLQELVDDFFMIDGKSIEESPKYVEEGFSKAGDDPSGRTKIGTYNMYVNREPRFYQTVFYNTRNWHVGNEVITFQKGGNSDNSLTKIYPKAGTILYKRLSKKVYDQGSNPKSEYRPGIIYRLADLYLLYAEILNEVDPSHPDIIEYIDRVRSRAGIPLLKDINPGISGQQEKLREAIRRERRVELATEGQRYFDVRRWMLAETEGYKQGGQVFGMNMEAPTLSGFYKRVPIETRLFSKAMYLYPIPLTEIQKSRLLVQNPGY is encoded by the coding sequence ATGAAAACATTATTAAAACTATTTATCTGCATCAGTCTGATATTGGTTTTCTCGTCTTGCGAGAAGTACCTTAATGTTTCGGACGAATTGGCCGAAGAGATGGATATGGAAAAGATTTTTTCCAATCCTGCCAATGTGCGCAAATTTCATAGAAATATCTACACGGGTATACCCAATACGGCTGATTATGCCCGCGGACTCACAGGACTGAATTTGCCCTGGCCACAGATGTCTGACGAAATCGACAAGACCTCCGACGGAACAGACGATAATACATTTTTGTATAATGCCGGTTCGACTACCCTAGGACGCTGGTCGCTTTATCAGCAGATCAGACAGGCAAATGTTTTTCTGGAAAATGTAAAAGAAATTCCGAATAAAGGGGATGCAGATTTTCTGGCACAACAAGAAGTAAACGAACTAAAGGCACAAGCCCGTTTCCTGAGAGCTTATTACCATTTTCTGCTTTTCGAACTTTACGGACCTGTACCGGTTATGAATACAATCGCAGATCCGTCTCAGAAAGATATTGACTATGCACGGAATTCGGTAGACGAGGTCGTGGACTTTATCGACAAAGAATTGATAGAATGTATTACAGATCTTAAAGATCCCAATCTGACAGACCAGCAAAATCTTGCTGTACCTACAAAAGGAACTGCACGCGCACTGCGGACTGTTGTACTGGCCTATGCTGCAAGTCCGCTATACAATGGCGGATATCAGGAAGCATTAAATCTCAGTAATAAAGATGGCAAGAAACTCTTTCCGGCATATTCTAAAGAAAAATGGAACAGAGCACTCGCTGCAGCTAAAGAATTTATTGATTATGCCAACTCAGGTGTGTATGAACTCTATAAAGTATATGATGCCGGCAAATACAATCCGGACAGAAGTCTGTATGAGTTATTTATGACGTATAACAAAGAGACCATATTTGTGCGTTCGGATGTATCCTGGGGATCTGTACCACGTGCAGGAGTGGATGGTTTTTCGGTGCCAAGAGGTGCCCGCGGAGGTGGCACCACTACGGGGTATCTCTCTGTTTTGCAGGAGTTGGTGGATGATTTCTTTATGATTGACGGCAAAAGTATTGAAGAATCACCAAAATATGTTGAGGAGGGATTTTCCAAAGCAGGTGATGACCCTTCCGGCCGTACCAAAATCGGTACATATAATATGTATGTCAACAGAGAACCCCGTTTTTATCAGACGGTATTCTATAATACCCGTAACTGGCATGTCGGTAATGAGGTCATTACTTTTCAGAAAGGCGGTAACTCCGATAATTCACTGACAAAGATCTACCCTAAAGCCGGAACAATTCTGTATAAAAGGCTGAGTAAGAAAGTCTATGATCAGGGAAGTAATCCGAAAAGTGAATACAGACCGGGTATTATCTACAGACTGGCAGACTTGTACTTATTGTATGCTGAAATCCTGAATGAGGTAGATCCTTCTCATCCGGATATCATAGAATACATTGATCGTGTGCGTTCCCGTGCCGGTATCCCTTTGCTAAAAGATATCAATCCCGGCATTTCTGGCCAACAGGAGAAACTTAGAGAAGCTATCCGTAGAGAGCGCAGGGTAGAGCTTGCTACTGAAGGACAGCGTTACTTTGATGTGCGTCGCTGGATGCTGGCTGAGACTGAGGGATACAAGCAAGGAGGGCAGGTGTTCGGGATGAATATGGAAGCCCCTACATTAAGTGGCTTCTATAAACGTGTTCCGATCGAAACCAGACTGTTTTCTAAAGCAATGTATCTTTATCCGATTCCGTTGACCGAAATACAAAAAAGCAGACTGCTAGTACAGAATCCGGGTTATTAA